From Mycoplasmopsis gallinacea, the proteins below share one genomic window:
- a CDS encoding DUF2130 domain-containing protein, with protein sequence MAKEIKIKLIDSKELIFQIEEDAQKGDYFNIKEAFDVDYSELIKAIEEGKNDEYKRLVQNEKQNWESQIELNPKFKQVKDLLSQFEKRNELLQQQIEQIKSDSKKNEELLKSNHQNEVSAKTTNLKESYEQTINQLRSEAELLKAELQNTKENLELQIQNKVSEKEKQIQDKYLQSIEKEKEKISNLEKEKEKELGALKVQITELQKNQENAELQVEKKYLNLLADEKQKVTQLKSEQETLKLKYETEVQKELEKTKNTYEEKISEKDREIAVLKNVNEELLTRKTYLSTKQLGNSFEDAVYQTLRDSFGYSQTIKIEKAKMIADEEGKKTAADFSIEIYENADSKEPIAKIAVEAKTKQENSTSNIKNEDHLNKLEKDRQKSKSDYAILVSELDFKEGNFYINNPRDYKNIYICSLDLIVPVVGLLINISQKTHSIKASETRIEEKVKILSKFEDLREYLAKHMEVINKSLNDMRASAEAIQKSAQKIKDNADKIQDKEFRLMNNKVNGFKIETQVKKLEKLGAFESSDPKQLQYVIEVNPEEFSEYNEEDEE encoded by the coding sequence ATGGCAAAAGAAATAAAAATTAAATTAATTGATAGTAAAGAGTTAATCTTCCAAATTGAAGAAGATGCTCAAAAAGGTGATTATTTTAACATTAAAGAGGCATTTGATGTTGATTATTCAGAATTAATCAAAGCAATTGAAGAAGGAAAAAATGATGAATATAAAAGATTAGTTCAAAATGAGAAACAAAACTGAGAATCTCAAATTGAATTAAATCCTAAATTTAAGCAAGTTAAAGATTTGCTTTCACAATTTGAAAAAAGAAATGAATTGTTGCAACAACAAATTGAACAAATCAAAAGTGATAGTAAAAAGAATGAAGAATTACTTAAATCAAACCATCAAAATGAAGTTAGTGCAAAAACTACAAACTTAAAAGAAAGTTATGAGCAAACAATTAACCAATTAAGATCTGAAGCTGAGTTATTGAAAGCCGAACTTCAAAACACAAAAGAAAATCTAGAATTACAAATTCAAAATAAAGTAAGTGAAAAAGAAAAACAAATCCAAGATAAATACTTACAAAGTATTGAAAAAGAAAAAGAAAAAATTAGCAATTTAGAAAAAGAAAAAGAAAAAGAGCTAGGAGCATTAAAAGTTCAAATTACAGAACTTCAAAAAAATCAAGAAAATGCCGAATTACAAGTAGAGAAAAAATACTTAAACCTTCTTGCCGACGAAAAACAAAAAGTAACTCAATTAAAATCTGAGCAAGAAACTCTTAAATTAAAATACGAAACAGAAGTTCAAAAAGAATTAGAAAAAACTAAAAATACTTATGAAGAAAAAATCTCAGAAAAAGATAGAGAAATTGCTGTTTTAAAAAATGTTAATGAAGAATTATTAACAAGAAAAACATACTTAAGTACAAAACAGCTTGGAAATAGCTTTGAAGACGCTGTTTATCAAACTCTTAGAGATTCTTTCGGATATTCACAAACAATTAAAATTGAAAAAGCTAAAATGATTGCTGACGAAGAAGGTAAAAAAACAGCAGCAGACTTTTCTATTGAAATTTATGAAAATGCAGATTCAAAAGAACCTATTGCGAAAATTGCTGTAGAAGCTAAAACCAAACAAGAAAATTCAACAAGTAATATAAAAAATGAAGATCACCTTAATAAATTAGAAAAAGATAGACAAAAATCAAAATCAGATTATGCTATTTTAGTTTCTGAACTGGATTTTAAAGAAGGAAACTTCTATATTAATAACCCTCGTGATTACAAAAACATTTACATCTGTAGTTTAGACTTAATCGTTCCAGTTGTAGGACTTTTAATTAATATTTCACAAAAAACTCACTCAATTAAAGCAAGCGAAACTAGAATCGAAGAAAAAGTAAAAATTCTAAGCAAGTTTGAAGACTTAAGAGAATATCTTGCAAAACATATGGAAGTTATTAACAAGAGCTTAAATGATATGCGTGCAAGTGCAGAAGCAATTCAAAAATCAGCTCAAAAAATTAAAGATAATGCTGACAAAATTCAAGATAAAGAATTCCGTTTAATGAATAATAAAGTTAACGGATTCAAAA
- the rpmB gene encoding 50S ribosomal protein L28 yields MARRDVLSGKGPLSGNTRSHAMNASKRKFNVNLQKVKVTIDGTPQTLRVSAKTLKTLKLKGLI; encoded by the coding sequence ATGGCAAGAAGAGACGTTCTTTCAGGTAAAGGACCTTTATCAGGTAACACACGTTCACACGCTATGAACGCATCAAAACGTAAATTCAATGTTAACCTTCAAAAAGTTAAAGTTACAATTGATGGTACACCTCAAACATTAAGAGTTAGTGCTAAAACATTAAAAACTCTTAAATTAAAAGGATTAATTTAA